Within Deltaproteobacteria bacterium, the genomic segment CAGGTGATACAAAGGTGACTGAAAAAGGCTCTACAGACGGCATATACATCAATACAACAGGGATTGGTGCTATCGGGGATGGTGTTCATTTGGGTATAGATTAGATATATATTGGTGATAAGATAGTATTAAGCGGCACTATTGGAGACCACGGCATAGCAGTTTTAACACAAAGAGAGGGTCTTGAGTTTGAATCAACTATTGAAAGTGATTGTGCGCCGCTTAATAGTCTCGTTCAGGACGCAGTCAAGGTTGGAGGTATAAAATTTATGCGGGACCCTACCCGCGGCGGTCTTGCCGCAGTTCTGAATGAGATAGCAGAACAGGGCAGTTTTGAAATAGTCATTGAAGAAGAAAACATACCAATTGATGAAAGGGTAAAAGGGGTTTGTCATATACTTGGGCTTGACCCTCTTTATATTGCCAATGAAGGCAAGGTTGTAATGATTGCTGCGCCTCATATGGCTGATGCCCTGCTTCTCGCGATAAGGGGTAATGCCATTGGCAGCAATTCATCTATAATCGGGGAAATCAGAGGCAATACTGATACGGGTGTCTTTTTAAAAACACTATACGGGGGACACAGGATTATTGATATGCCATTAGAGGATAATCTTCCTAGAATATGCTAAATCCAAAAAATGCAGTTGCATTTTTCGGGTAAATATTACCCATGCTTCTTGAGACTAAAAACCTTACAAAGACATTCGGCGGTATTGCTGCTGCTGCCAATCTCAATATCACTGTCAATAAAGGTGAAATAGCAAGCATTATCGGGCCTAATGGTGCAGGCAAGACAACGGTTTTTAATTGCATTACAGGGATATATCAGCCAACAAATGGCGGGATAGTCTTCAAGGGAAAAAGATTAAATGGTTTAAAACCGCATAAAATAACATCTATGGGCATTGCCAGAACATTTCAGAATATAAGGCTTTTTGCAGAAATGACAGCAATGGAAAATGTAATGGTGGGAAGGCACATAAAGTCAGCCGCAGGTTTTCTTGGTGCTGTCATCAGACCTAGCAGTGTAGTCAATGAGGAAAGGGCTATCTCATCTGGCGCTATGAACCTTCTTAAGTTTGTTGGACTTAGAAAAAAGGCAAGCGTCTGGGCAAGAAATCTTCCTTATGGTGACCAGCGAAGGCTTGAGATTGCAAGGGCGCTGGCAAGCGAGCCAGAACTCCTTCTTCTTGATGAGCCTGCTGCAGGCATGAATCCTAAAGAAACAGAGGCACTTATGGAACTTATAAAATCCATACAAAAGATGGGAATAACAATCCTTTTGATAGAGCATGACATGAAGGTTGTAATGGGCATATCTGAAAGGGTAATTGTCCTTGATTACGGTGTAAAGATTGCAGAGGGTAAGCCTTGTGATGTAAGAAGCAATCCAAAGGTCATTGAGGCATATCTTGGCAAAGGTGAGGGTAAAGGTGGGGGCAATACTTAAATTGCATAATGTAAGGACAAGTTACGGCAATATTGAGGCGATTAAAGGTGTTTCTATGGAAATCAAACATGGCGAGATAACTGCTGTCATAGGTGCTAATGGTGCCGGCAAATCAACCCTGCTCAATACTATATCAGGTGTCTTGCGCCCTGCTTCAGGGAAAATAGAGTTTATGGATGAGAGGATTGACCATCTTCCATGCCACAGGATTGCTCAAATGGGTATATCACAAGTGCCTGAGGGGAGAAGGATATTTCCCAAAATGACAGTCATGGAGAATCTTGAAATGGGGATGTATAGTAGAAAATGCAAAATGCAAAATGTAAAATGTAAAGTTGAAGCAGAAAAGATTTTTCAATACTTTCCAATACTGAAAGAAAGGCTTAAACAAATTGGCGGGACACTCTCCGGTGGTGAACAGCAGATGCTTGCAATAGCAAGGGCGCTTATGTCAATGCCCAAACTTCTTTTGCTTGATGAACCATCCCTTGGACTTGCTCCGATTATGGTTGAAAGGATATTTGAGATAATAAAAAAGATAAATCAGGAGGGTGGGACAGTTGTCCTTGTTGAACAGAATGCCAATGCGGCGCTTAAACTGGCAAACAGTGGTTATGTAATAGAGACAGGAAGGATTGCCTTGCATGACAGCGCTATATCACTCCTTTATAATCCCCATGTCAGGGCAGCATATCTGGGCGGATGATAGGCGCTGTTCTACTCATGCACCTTTAGGACAGACAGGAATGCCTCCTGCGGTATCTCAACCCTTCCAACCTGCTTCATCCTCTTTTTGCCTTCTTTCTGTTTTTCAAGTAATTTTCTCTTTCTTGTAATATCACCGCCATAGCACTTTGCAGTAACATTTTTTCTGAGTGCCTTGATACCCTCCCTTGCTATAACCTTATTGCCAATGGCAGCCTGTATAACGATTTCAAACATCTGCCGCGGGATAAGTTTCCTAAGCCTTTCTACAAGTTCCTTACCCCTGTAATATGCCCTTTCCCTTGGCACGATTATAGATAAGGCATCAACAGGCTCGCTGTTAAGAAGTATATCCATCTTTACCAAATCAGATTCCCTGTAGTCCAGACATTCATAATCCATTGACGCATATCCCTTGCTCACGGTCTTTAACCTGTCATAGAAATCAAGGACAATCTCATTTAAAGGTATCTCATAGGCAACCATAACCCTTGCAGGTGTTATGTATTTTATCTCTTTCTGGATGCCCCTTCTGTCTCCACACAGTTTTAGTATGCCTCCAATATATTCATTTGGCAGATGGATAGTTGCAAGGATATAAGGCTCTGCTATCTTTTCAATATATTGAGGGGATGGGAGTTTTGTGGGTGTATCTATATAGATGGTTTCACCTGATGTTGTGGATACCCTGTATACAACAGTGGGCGATGTTGTTAAAAGGTTTAGACCATATTCCCGCTCAAGCCTTTCCTGAATAATCTCCATGTGAAGGAGCCCCAGAAAACCGCACCTGAAACCAAAACCAAGGGCAATGGATGTCTCTGGCTCATATGTAAATGACGAATCATTTAATTTAAGTTTAAGCATAGCCTCTTTTAATCCTTCATATTGAGATGAGTCTATCGGATAAAGACCGCTGAAGACCATAGGTTTTACATTTTTAAAACCGGGCAGCGGTGTTTGTGTCGGGTTTTCAGCATCTGTTATTGTATCGCCTATAATTGTATCCTTAACCTCTTTAACTGCCGCAATTAAAAAGCCGACCTCGCCTGCTGATAGTTTTTCTATAGTCTTTGGATGCGGCGCAAATACGCCGACCTTATCAACCTCAAATATCTTGTTATTGGACATAAACTTGATTTTAGTCCCTTTTTTAACAACACCATCAAAAACCCGGACAAGCACTACCACACCCTGATAACTGTCATACCATGAATCAAATAAAAGGGCTTTCAAAGGTTTATTTACATCGCCTTCAGGCGGCGGGATTCTTCGGACAATCATCTCAAGGATTTCCTTTATGCCGATGCCTTC encodes:
- a CDS encoding ABC transporter ATP-binding protein, giving the protein MLLETKNLTKTFGGIAAAANLNITVNKGEIASIIGPNGAGKTTVFNCITGIYQPTNGGIVFKGKRLNGLKPHKITSMGIARTFQNIRLFAEMTAMENVMVGRHIKSAAGFLGAVIRPSSVVNEERAISSGAMNLLKFVGLRKKASVWARNLPYGDQRRLEIARALASEPELLLLDEPAAGMNPKETEALMELIKSIQKMGITILLIEHDMKVVMGISERVIVLDYGVKIAEGKPCDVRSNPKVIEAYLGKGEGKGGGNT
- a CDS encoding ABC transporter ATP-binding protein, whose product is MLKLHNVRTSYGNIEAIKGVSMEIKHGEITAVIGANGAGKSTLLNTISGVLRPASGKIEFMDERIDHLPCHRIAQMGISQVPEGRRIFPKMTVMENLEMGMYSRKCKMQNVKCKVEAEKIFQYFPILKERLKQIGGTLSGGEQQMLAIARALMSMPKLLLLDEPSLGLAPIMVERIFEIIKKINQEGGTVVLVEQNANAALKLANSGYVIETGRIALHDSAISLLYNPHVRAAYLGG
- the lepA gene encoding elongation factor 4; this translates as MKIDNIRNFSIIAHIDHGKSTLSDRLLEWTGAITSREKVDQFLDKMDLERERGITIKAQTARLLYKASDNREYILNLIDTPGHVDFSYEVSRSLAACEGAVLVVDASQGVEAQTLAHLYTAVDVGLEVFPVLNKIDLPAAEPERVKQEIEDLIGLDAKDAVLASAKEGIGIKEILEMIVRRIPPPEGDVNKPLKALLFDSWYDSYQGVVVLVRVFDGVVKKGTKIKFMSNNKIFEVDKVGVFAPHPKTIEKLSAGEVGFLIAAVKEVKDTIIGDTITDAENPTQTPLPGFKNVKPMVFSGLYPIDSSQYEGLKEAMLKLKLNDSSFTYEPETSIALGFGFRCGFLGLLHMEIIQERLEREYGLNLLTTSPTVVYRVSTTSGETIYIDTPTKLPSPQYIEKIAEPYILATIHLPNEYIGGILKLCGDRRGIQKEIKYITPARVMVAYEIPLNEIVLDFYDRLKTVSKGYASMDYECLDYRESDLVKMDILLNSEPVDALSIIVPRERAYYRGKELVERLRKLIPRQMFEIVIQAAIGNKVIAREGIKALRKNVTAKCYGGDITRKRKLLEKQKEGKKRMKQVGRVEIPQEAFLSVLKVHE